Sequence from the Aspergillus nidulans FGSC A4 chromosome III genome:
CTGAGGGAGACCCTGCCGGAGAGGAGGTTATAGACGTCCTCGTTGACCTGGACGAGGAACCTCTCGCCATCGGCGCCAGTAACAGTCAGAGCACGGTTGACCTGAGGGCCGAGGTCCTGGATGAGGTGGCCGGTACCATGACACTCCTCATCATCGCAGGGGGTGGGAGCAGATGTAGGAGGGACAGTCGCAGGGCCGGTGGCAGTGCCTGTGGCGGTCACGGTGTTGGTCCATGTCTCAGTtgcagtggcagtggcagtagCAGTAACAGTACCGGTAGCAGTGCCAGTGTTTGTGTTGGGGTTGGGCTCAGCAGGCTCGGACCAGGTAGCCGTGCCAGGAGGGTTGGTAGGGCCACCGATGGTGCCGACCTCAGTAGGAGCAGGGACGGTGATCGTGACGGTCTCGATCTCGCAAGTACAGTCCTCGCCGGCAACATCGCGGAGGCCGATAGGGCCGGCCATGGTGCAGGCGGCCCAGGTTAGGGCAGTGATCACAGAAGCCTTCATATTGGGTATCTCAAAACGCTGTACGTAGAATAAAATCGAAAGCAAGCCAGCAAACGAAAGACTGGAGCTTGGTCAGAACGATTGTCAAGGAGTGACAGAGCTAGAAAAGAAGCTGCTTTCTTGAATGAGTGACTGGGGAAGAAAGTCAGAGCACGACTTGGAGCCGATACTTATATTCCTTGATTTTGTCCCCTTGCGCCTTCATTATTCTCATCCGAGTCCAGATTCATTATAGGAGATGTGCCTAGTGGTCGCTGCCCAATCGCAAGTGATCCGACTATTCAAGGTTTTTGGCGTGGCGAGCATAGACTGAGAGTTCACCGGGCAAGAATAGCAAATTGGGACCTGATGGAGCGCCTCCCTGGCAGGGCTTGGAGCTGTCTGATGCGTTGTTTACTTTCCTAAAGGTTAATCACAGCGTTGTACCTGATCGAGGGACCTATCGGATTAGCAGGCCTGCTGAAACCCTGTCTAAACCATGCACGACCTCTTTCTGCGTCCAGCAGCCTTGGAGGTGACTGAGTAGTGTCTGGAACACGGATACAGAGTTTGAAGCTTTCAGCATGCATCTCGACGACTCACAGGGCCGGCTGCAAGGATCCATGACTGCTTGATTCCAAATGTGGCGGGCAATGGTGCAGGTACGGGGCAAGTAGTTCTTCAAAGTCAATAGACAGGTCGTACACAAGCGTAGCTGCAAATCTCAAGGTCGActttttctttgtttcgGGATctgcggttgctgcagaCACTATTGATGGTGGCGCCCGGTCGATCCGGGGATTGGTTGAGGCAATTTCTTAGTTTTTGGGACTCATCATATTTGCGCCGTTAGCCCAACACGCAAGTCTGATTTCCTGTTCTCCAGGGTTTGTTATCACCGGAAATATGTTTTTGAAGCCTAGACCTGTTCGATTATGATACTGTTCTTGATCGCGTGAACCCCTGAGGCGCCACCAATCGCCGGAACCCCTATCCGCCTATTaatttctctctttcttcagcgACGTACGGCTTATGCAGGGGTGAGTGGGTTGAAAGCTGACGGATGGTGAAGTGATGGTGGAACTGAAGCGAGGTGAAAGGAAGCGAGGTGGTTGCGAGATTGCCGCCAGCTTTCAGCCCAAGCTCAGCCACCTGATCCTTGATCAGTGACTACAGTTCAGAGCGCAAGGGACCGGGCTTCGGTCGAGGGGGACGACTGCCCCAGTATCGGGGGCCATGTCCGTCAAGCTGTGAGATAACACGGCACTGCGGGTGGTTGTAGTCGTCGACAGTGCCCATCGGCCACATGGGGATCATGCAGATCTCGTGGTCACCGCAGCCTCTACAATCTTTCCAAGTCGTCCAGGCCAGATAATCCATGAGGCCCTGGATCTGGTCAACGACGGCATCATATTCAGTGTAACCCAGTGCCTCGATGAGGGTCATGCAGATGCTGTGTGATACCGAAAGCACTGCCTCAGCCGCAAGCGTCGTGACCGAAGCCGTTCGCCTGACAAACTGCTTTGAGCAGCGCTCGGCTTCGAGGGAGGCATTCCGGTGATCGTAATCTATGAATGGGGTCACCACGTCCTCGATCTcgttctgcagctgctgcagcgtCGAGGCCTGGCCAGACGCCAGGAAGCGCAGTCGACGGCCATAGCGCTCCACTACCATGTCTGCCACGGCTTGCCAGTTAGTTGAGGGTTCGCTAGCTTCATGTTCCAGGATCAGTGCGTCGAGGTCGTGTTGCAGAGGCTGCAGTTCCGTTGAGGGAATATGCTCCAGTCGGGGATGTCGAGTGGCATTTGCTTCTGCGCCGGTATCAGGGAACAGATCTAGTTTATAGGCATTGTCGTACGCAGTTACAAAATGGTCGTAGTTTAAAGCCACTCTGTCACCCCCGATGTTCCAGTATCGAGACGCCACTGCTGGAAGCCACATTTGTCCGGCGTGCTTCCCAATATCGTCACCGGGCATTCCCTGCTCGCTCGGCCGTACGCGAGCCACTTGAAGGACCTCAAGATCGGAAAAGTCGCACAGGATGATCTCAAATCCTGCTTCCATGCGGAGCATCCCATCCAAGCGTCCGACCCACCAGTCTTTAACCATCTGACAAAAGAGCTCGGCGCGTTTTTTCTCGTCCCTCATACCTTCGCCGTCTCCCAGGCCGTCCCGAAACACGATCCGATCCTGGGAGTCCATGGTAC
This genomic interval carries:
- a CDS encoding uncharacterized protein (transcript_id=CADANIAT00005863): MPPLFPSSPSGLLCLATLITTTVSSSFPPNANHIFNAIHSSMRQWGSSLNHNGMSFFLATVPEGTQLYHGDWRSDPVQGPEWLAFEAEHALVFTHPMPHNPPPEDGSLRGPGRRPGPPPMQLDSQRVIGQPQPAQAADGFLHTFAAAKDLRLLYVDGMSAGKTDNGTMDSQDRIVFRDGLGDGEGMRDEKKRAELFCQMVKDWWVGRLDGMLRMEAGFEIILCDFSDLEVLQVARVRPSEQGMPGDDIGKHAGQMWLPAVASRYWNIGGDRVALNYDHFVTAYDNAYKLDLFPDTGAEANATRHPRLEHIPSTELQPLQHDLDALILEHEASEPSTNWQAVADMVVERYGRRLRFLASGQASTLQQLQNEIEDVVTPFIDYDHRNASLEAERCSKQFVRRTASVTTLAAEAVLSVSHSICMTLIEALGYTEYDAVVDQIQGLMDYLAWTTWKDCRGCGDHEICMIPMWPMGTVDDYNHPQCRVISQLDGHGPRYWGSRPPRPKPGPLRSEL